Proteins from a single region of Natrinema salifodinae:
- a CDS encoding hydrogenase maturation protease, which translates to MTGRILVACMGNLLRGDDGFGVAVADALEDRDLPSDVEVVEVGISGVSMAQELLDEYDALVLVDAMERNEEPGTLYVERADVPDLDGYSKREIGGFAADMHQTDPSKVLVLGEALDVLPEPTVLVGCEPYETDDLEDQLSDPVCAAVPRAVEHIELVIDKLRSNGSVDG; encoded by the coding sequence GTGACCGGACGGATCCTCGTCGCGTGTATGGGGAACCTGTTGCGTGGAGACGACGGCTTTGGCGTCGCGGTCGCGGACGCGCTCGAGGACCGAGACCTCCCCTCTGACGTCGAGGTCGTGGAGGTCGGCATCTCCGGCGTGAGCATGGCCCAGGAACTGCTCGACGAGTACGACGCGCTCGTTCTGGTCGACGCGATGGAACGCAACGAGGAACCCGGGACGCTCTACGTCGAACGCGCGGACGTGCCGGACCTTGATGGGTACTCGAAGCGCGAGATCGGCGGCTTCGCGGCCGACATGCACCAGACCGATCCGTCGAAGGTGCTCGTCCTCGGGGAGGCGCTCGACGTGCTGCCGGAACCGACGGTGCTGGTCGGCTGCGAACCGTACGAGACGGACGATCTCGAGGACCAATTGAGCGATCCCGTTTGCGCGGCGGTTCCACGGGCCGTCGAACATATCGAACTGGTCATCGACAAGCTCAGGTCGAACGGGTCGGTCGACGGATGA
- a CDS encoding NADH-quinone oxidoreductase subunit B family protein: MSGIPDDLAPKSDPSGEGDVDSESEADALWPEEPEEGAEGLRAGEGEAVKEEEDVLHAYWLAGESCDGCSVAALSATEPGLEHLLRGDIPNLPRIELHHPVLSVEWGDEYVKEFEAAVNGERDPYVVIVEGSVPNERLIDGDGYWISLGEEEGEPIKMVDWLDRLAPGAAAVIAIGTCATWGGIPAAKGNATDAMGTMDYLGRDYRSVLGLPVVNVPGCAPIGDNFIETVAHLLFYVEDIGPLPELDELGRPKWLFGETVHRNCERGSYYEEGDFAEEYGSEKCLVEVPGCWGPVVKCNMPSRRNSGGIGGCMNMGGKCIGCTMPGFPDKFTPYFKAPPGSMISSTGSKILGGVMRRLRQRTIKKTDREVRWDESPGVEERVYRWWHMRDSNYAEEEQPEPTWGG, translated from the coding sequence ATGAGTGGCATTCCAGACGATCTGGCCCCGAAGTCCGACCCGTCGGGTGAAGGAGACGTCGATTCGGAGTCGGAAGCGGACGCTCTCTGGCCCGAGGAACCCGAGGAGGGAGCGGAGGGATTACGGGCCGGAGAAGGCGAGGCAGTGAAAGAGGAGGAGGACGTCCTGCACGCCTACTGGCTCGCGGGCGAGAGCTGCGACGGCTGTTCGGTTGCGGCGCTCTCGGCGACGGAACCGGGGCTCGAGCACCTGCTGCGGGGTGACATTCCGAACCTGCCCAGAATCGAACTCCACCACCCCGTCCTGTCCGTTGAGTGGGGCGATGAGTACGTCAAGGAGTTCGAGGCGGCCGTGAACGGCGAACGCGATCCGTACGTGGTGATCGTGGAGGGAAGCGTCCCGAACGAGCGGCTCATCGACGGCGACGGCTACTGGATCTCCCTCGGCGAGGAGGAGGGCGAGCCAATCAAGATGGTCGACTGGCTCGATCGGCTCGCACCGGGCGCGGCCGCGGTCATCGCGATCGGAACCTGTGCCACCTGGGGCGGCATCCCGGCGGCGAAGGGGAACGCCACCGACGCGATGGGAACGATGGACTACCTCGGACGGGACTATCGGAGCGTTCTCGGACTCCCCGTCGTCAACGTCCCCGGCTGTGCGCCGATCGGAGATAACTTCATCGAGACCGTGGCGCACCTCCTGTTCTACGTCGAGGATATTGGACCGTTGCCCGAACTCGACGAACTCGGACGGCCGAAGTGGCTGTTCGGCGAGACCGTCCACCGAAATTGCGAACGCGGATCCTACTACGAAGAGGGCGACTTCGCTGAGGAGTACGGCAGCGAAAAGTGTCTCGTCGAGGTACCCGGCTGCTGGGGGCCGGTTGTGAAGTGTAACATGCCGTCGCGGCGCAACAGCGGCGGGATCGGCGGCTGCATGAACATGGGCGGGAAGTGCATCGGCTGTACGATGCCCGGCTTCCCGGACAAGTTTACCCCGTACTTCAAGGCGCCACCGGGCTCGATGATCTCGTCGACCGGCTCGAAGATCCTCGGCGGCGTCATGCGTAGGCTCCGTCAGCGGACGATCAAGAAGACGGACCGCGAGGTCCGTTGGGACGAGTCGCCGGGCGTCGAAGAGCGCGTCTACCGGTGGTGGCACATGCGCGACTCGAACTACGCGGAGGAGGAGCAACCCGAACCGACGTGGGGTGGATGA